In the Thermomicrobiales bacterium genome, GCAGACCGTGCTTCTCGAGCTCACGATCAACAATCTGGCGGTCATTCGCGAGACGCGAATCGCGTTCGGTCCAGGGCTGAATGTGCTGACTGGCGAAACCGGCGCCGGCAAGTCGATGGTGATCGATGCGCTCGGCGCGGTGCTCGGCGCGCGCGCTTCCGCCGAACTCGTTCGCACTGGGACCAGTAGCGCCCGGGTCGAGGCTATCTTCGACATCTCCGAGGACATCGCGCGCGATCGGATCCTTGCCACCCTTGCCGAGGCCGGCATCGATCAGGCCCCTGACGAGCCGCTGATCCTCAGCCGCGATATCAGCGCCGCCGGCCGCTCAACAGCGCGAATCGCCAACCGGGCTGTCACCGCTGGCCTTCTGACGCGCATCGGCGAGCTCCTGGTCGATATCCACGGCCAAAGCGATCACCTGTCGCTCTTACGCCCGGCTATCCAGCTGGATCTTCTCGATCACTTCACCGGGACCTCCGAGCTCCGCGCCGAGGTCGCCTCTGGCGTCACAAGCTGGAGTCAGCTACGTAGCCGCATTCGCGACTTCGACCAGGAACAGCGCCGAACAGCGCAGCGACTCGACCTGCTTCGGTATCAGGCAGAGGAGCTGTCGGCGGCCAACGTCCAGCCAGGCGAGGACGATACTCTCCAGCAGGAGCGCGCCCGCCTCGCCAACGCCGAACGCCTGCTCCGCGCATCCGCGGACGCACAGGCAGCGCTGACAGGTGACTCGTCCGTTGGTGACAACGCCGGCGCGATCGACCGTCTTCGCGCGGCGATCCGGGTAATCAGCGACATCGCCACGCTCGATATCGCGTTCGAGTCAACCCTCACACGCGCGAACGACGCCATCTTTGCGCTAGAAGATGTTGCCGCTGAGGTTCGAGATTATGCGGAGCGTGTCGAGCTCGACCCACGGCGTCTCGAGGCAGTCGAGGAGAGACTCGAGCTACTCCGCCTGCTGAAGCGGAAGTACGGGCCGACGCTTGCGGACGCGCTCATCTACATGGGAGAAATCGCCAGAGAGCTTGCCAGCATCGAATCCGACGAGCACGATATCGACGCGCTGCGAGCCGACGAGGCGAACCTGCGTCAGCGACTGGGAGACACGGCCGCCCGGCTCTCCTCCATCCGTCGCGCGGGCGCTGTGGAGCTCGCTCGTTCGGTGGAGCAATCGATTCGGGACCTGCAGATGGGGAGCGCGATCTTCGAGGTGCGCTTCGAGACGCTACCGGACGACGACGGGGTGCCTCTGGCCGACGGTACGCGCGTCGCGATCAACCACACCGGCGCCGATCGCATCACGTTCTACCTCGCCACAAACAGAGGCGAAACGCTCCGTCCTCTGGCGCGAGTTGCTTCTGGCGGGGAGACTGCGCGGCTGATGCTCGCGCTGAAATCGATCCTCGCGACTGCCGATGACACGCCGGTGCTGGTGTTCGACGAGGTGGACGTCGGGGTCGGCGGACGCAGCGGCCAGGTCGTCGGCGAGAAGCTCTGGAGACTGAGCGATCGCCATCAGGTGATCGTGATCTCCCATCTGCCCCAGATCGCTGCGTTCGCCGACCACCACATCATCTTGATAAAGCAAGAGGAAGAGGACAGGACAGTGACCACCGCAATCACCGTTTCCGGCGACGCTCGCATCGATGAGGTCGCCGCAATGCTCGACGGGTTGCCGATCACGTCCGAATCACGCGCCAGCGCGAACGCGCTCCTTCAGCGAGCAGCAGGCTGGAAGACCGCGGATCGGTCTGCCGCGACGCGCTGATATAATCGCGGCGCCGTCGCCCGAGGCGACACGCCGCGCGACAGAAAGGACTGTCCCTGATGCAGCCGAATATGCGGATGCTGCAACAGATGCAGAATCGGATCCAGAAGATCCAGGAGGAGCTTGGCGAGACAATCGTCGAGGGCACTGCTGGCGGAGGAATGGTCACCGTGCAGGTGACCGGAATGAAGGCAGTCGTCGGCGTCAAGATCGCGCCGGACGCCCTGGGCCCGGACGACGCCGAACTACTCGAAGACACGATCCTCGCCGCGATCAACGACGCAATGGAGAAGGCCGAAGAGCTTGCTGCCGACAAGA is a window encoding:
- the recN gene encoding DNA repair protein RecN — its product is MLLELTINNLAVIRETRIAFGPGLNVLTGETGAGKSMVIDALGAVLGARASAELVRTGTSSARVEAIFDISEDIARDRILATLAEAGIDQAPDEPLILSRDISAAGRSTARIANRAVTAGLLTRIGELLVDIHGQSDHLSLLRPAIQLDLLDHFTGTSELRAEVASGVTSWSQLRSRIRDFDQEQRRTAQRLDLLRYQAEELSAANVQPGEDDTLQQERARLANAERLLRASADAQAALTGDSSVGDNAGAIDRLRAAIRVISDIATLDIAFESTLTRANDAIFALEDVAAEVRDYAERVELDPRRLEAVEERLELLRLLKRKYGPTLADALIYMGEIARELASIESDEHDIDALRADEANLRQRLGDTAARLSSIRRAGAVELARSVEQSIRDLQMGSAIFEVRFETLPDDDGVPLADGTRVAINHTGADRITFYLATNRGETLRPLARVASGGETARLMLALKSILATADDTPVLVFDEVDVGVGGRSGQVVGEKLWRLSDRHQVIVISHLPQIAAFADHHIILIKQEEEDRTVTTAITVSGDARIDEVAAMLDGLPITSESRASANALLQRAAGWKTADRSAATR
- a CDS encoding YbaB/EbfC family nucleoid-associated protein, producing the protein MQPNMRMLQQMQNRIQKIQEELGETIVEGTAGGGMVTVQVTGMKAVVGVKIAPDALGPDDAELLEDTILAAINDAMEKAEELAADKMSAVTGGIRIPGIM